One genomic region from Mauremys reevesii isolate NIE-2019 linkage group 7, ASM1616193v1, whole genome shotgun sequence encodes:
- the CFAP100 gene encoding cilia- and flagella-associated protein 100, with amino-acid sequence MSVLSYTRSTGSQETSSSGAISKARTLPQQTVPSSGVPSTNSTVETKSPLSDDDEFQLRKNPFKIPSDIDIFLLRDKERERAKAERERNKTLKVHEKMTYSTMMNAKQSGFKKELQKEEEAEDRELAAEAQRLKALQESISWKIAVTKDQQVEKETLHEYIDKKRQMFLLQYAVAIKRDEIQKLESLAAEEEAKLEKAEQYLEKDAAMFDEFLKENDKNSAQALKTAEKETKAKIEKIIEIRELTAQMMSIQSEISRFEDTLKEYKKYKNFLYQLSPKEWREEYEKKQMKTKAMKMSSEVKEEKISVSPITPKGQDPTPRTRRGKLPYLGYTGRQSVDFSSGGPDLRAPSQITQRRESLRPGKSPSKQNLKSQQARRQSIAALAMEEKASTTFADNEDEDEEPELYFTDPQQLLHIFTELEEQNLSLIQNSQETEETLDELQHTLTTTRSKMDREIKQLKQLAATLKASIIKEEETAADLELKARVFSFGEYKADVQDKMLVSLNKKVTEVYRRCIGENEANLGTLQMLTVIEHQLDDLLECLERVPQAKIEQAEKAKEKERRMRMRDEKVRQQRQLQEERLQRALARAQADIKKKTGRKLMFRSEPVPIKEKEDKDQGLIDQEKEEALYYFT; translated from the exons aaagTCTCCGCTTTCAG ATGATGATGAGTTTCAGCTGAGGAAAAACCCATTTAAAATCCCTTCGGATATTGATATCTTCTTACTGAGAGACAAGGAAAGAGAACGGGCTAAGGCG GAACGTGAGCGAAATAAGACCCTGAAAGTCCATGAGAAGATGACCTATTCCACTATGATGAATGCCAAGCAGTCGGGGTTCAAGAAGGAGCTCcagaaggaggaggaagcagaggacagagaactggcagcagaagcacagAGACTGAAAGCTCTCCAAGAAAGTATCTCTTGGAAGATAGCAGTCACCAAAG ACCAGCAAGTGGAAAAAGAGACGCTCCATGAATACATAGACAAGAAGCGACAGATGTTTCTGCTGCAG TACGCTGTGGCAATAAAGAGAGATGAAATTCAGAAGCTGGAAagcttagcagcagaagaggaagcaAAACTGGAAAAGGCTGAACAGTACCTGGAGAAGGATGCCGCCATGTTTGACGAGTTCCTGAAGGAGAACGATAAAAACTCTGCTCAGGCGCTGAAAAC TGCTGAAAAAGAAACCAAAGCAAAGATAGAGAAAATAATCGAGATCCGGGAGCTTACTGCACAAATGATGAGCATTCAAAG TGAGATATCCAGGTTTGAAGACACTTTGAAGGAGTACAAGAAGTACAAGAACTTCCTCTACCAGCTCTCTCCAAAAGAGTGGCGGGAAGAGTATGAAAAAAAGCAGATGAAGACAAAGGCAATGAAAATGTCCTCTgaagtgaaagaagaaaaaatcTCCGTTTCTCCCATCACGCCCAAGG GCCAGGATCCAACACCCCGAACCAGACGTGGCAAGTTGCCTTATCTTGGCTATACAGGACGTCAGAGTGTTGATTTCTCTTCAGGAGGGCCTGATTTGAGGGCCCCAAGCCAAATCACGCAGAGAAGGGAATCTCTCAGGCCAGGCAAAAGCCCCTCAAAGCAAAACTTGAAATCCCAGCAGGCAAGACGACA GAGCATTGCCGCCCTAGCAATGGAGGAGAAGGCGAGTACAACCTTCGCTGACAATGAGGACGAGGATGAG GAGCCGGAGTTATATTTTACTGATCCCCAGCAACTGCTGCACATTTTCACTGAGCTGGAAGAACAGAACCTGTCCCTAATCCAGAATTCCCAGGAGACTGAGGAAACCTTGGATGAGCTCCAGCATACTCTCACCACTACGCGAAGTAAAAT GGACCGTGAGATAAAGCAGCTGAAGCAGCTTGCAGCCACACTCAAAGCCTCCATAATCAAAGAAGAGGAGACAGCCGCAGACCTGGAATTGAAGGCACGAGTCTTTTCCTTCGGAGAGTACAAAGCAGATGTGCAG GACAAAATGTTGGTGAGCCTGAACAAAAAGGTGACGGAGGTCTATCGACGTTGCATTGGAGAAAATGAGGCCAACCTGGGAACCCTGCAGATGCTAACAGTCATAGAACACCAACTCGACGACTTATTGGAGTGTCTGGAGAGAGTCCCTCAAGCAAAGATAGAGCAGGCAGAGAAAGCCAAAGAAAAAGAACGGAGGATGAG GATGAGGGACGAAAAAGTGAGACAACAGAGGCAGTTGCAGGAGGAGAGGTTGCAACGGGCACTGGCAAGAGCACAAGCGGATATAAAGAAAAAG ACTGGCAGAAAGCTGATGTTCCGCTCTGAGCCCGTGCCTATCAAAGAGAAAGAAGATAAGGATCAAGGCCTGATTGATCAAGAGAAGGAAGAAGCTCTCTATTACTTTACTTAA